Proteins from a genomic interval of Gammaproteobacteria bacterium:
- a CDS encoding LTA synthase family protein, with product MPIRKAVAGPLLPVFSTAAFYALYYLVSALQFDVHIAPRAVPYDYLLQLLVGYVLYALSRSPRVFVVLQGLLMAVLYVGNAVKISFFGGPIMPDDVYALRSLLLVLEGWHFLAAALPLAAIAALFIFNISLRQWRAYLASLAVILCSMTLVYEPAVILAPLDRYFGNSVWDQRSNYLYRGATLYSLQEGARYFAAAAVPPDRDLALRAADSLLSAAPPKDTAKAEFTPRNVHIVLLESFWDPLLLKQAGYSQDPVDPAFRQLWKRTGNARVMSPVFGGYTANAEFEVLCGFPVVEDSVKFERQMLNDVPCLPHLLAGRGYRTVASHPNVPVFWNRVNAYKRMGFQTYWAKQDFVLDDMNREFLADSSLYRQVLEKIEPQLDSGQPLLNYIVTYFGHWNYPLSASRPPRITSKSSVEEVTTYANTIYYKSRELMAFVAALQRRDPDGIIVLFGDHLPFMGENFAGYVDSGVLAMTRSDFTATMFRFYVSTPLIIIDGRHGPLRSGDLAMYEVPGLLLGLLHYDEATIMDYTRPPAGMQVRPLPGLHIDVLANGEVEACKEPPYTGACAVSAGWLQNVLVVANDLFIGQQFTRQPERGRRE from the coding sequence ATGCCGATCCGCAAAGCCGTAGCGGGCCCGCTGCTGCCGGTGTTCTCCACGGCGGCGTTCTACGCCCTGTATTACCTCGTCAGTGCGCTGCAGTTCGACGTGCACATCGCCCCCCGTGCGGTGCCGTACGATTATCTGTTGCAGTTGCTGGTCGGGTACGTACTGTACGCGCTGTCGCGCAGCCCACGGGTATTCGTGGTGCTGCAGGGACTGTTGATGGCGGTGCTGTATGTCGGCAACGCGGTCAAGATCTCGTTTTTCGGTGGGCCGATCATGCCGGACGATGTGTATGCCCTGCGCTCGCTGCTGCTGGTCCTGGAAGGCTGGCACTTCCTCGCCGCGGCGCTGCCGCTGGCAGCGATCGCGGCGCTGTTCATCTTCAACATCTCGCTGCGGCAATGGCGTGCCTATCTGGCCAGCCTCGCGGTCATCCTGTGCTCGATGACGCTGGTGTACGAGCCCGCCGTCATTCTGGCTCCCCTCGACCGCTACTTCGGCAATTCCGTGTGGGACCAGCGCTCCAATTATCTGTACCGCGGTGCGACGCTGTACTCGCTGCAGGAGGGCGCGCGCTACTTCGCCGCCGCCGCCGTGCCGCCGGACCGCGACCTGGCGCTGCGCGCCGCGGATAGCCTGTTGAGCGCCGCCCCGCCGAAGGACACCGCGAAGGCGGAATTCACGCCGCGCAATGTGCATATCGTGCTGCTGGAATCCTTCTGGGATCCGCTGCTGCTCAAACAGGCGGGCTACAGTCAGGATCCGGTCGACCCCGCGTTCCGGCAACTCTGGAAGCGCACCGGCAATGCCCGGGTGATGAGCCCTGTATTCGGCGGCTACACGGCGAATGCCGAGTTCGAGGTCCTGTGCGGGTTCCCGGTGGTGGAGGACAGCGTCAAGTTCGAGCGACAGATGCTCAATGATGTGCCCTGCCTGCCGCACCTGCTGGCCGGGCGCGGCTACCGCACCGTGGCGTCCCACCCGAACGTGCCGGTCTTCTGGAATCGCGTCAACGCCTATAAGCGCATGGGCTTCCAGACCTACTGGGCGAAACAGGATTTCGTGCTCGACGACATGAACCGCGAGTTCCTCGCGGACAGTTCGTTGTATCGGCAGGTGCTGGAGAAGATCGAACCGCAGCTCGACAGCGGGCAGCCGCTGCTGAATTACATCGTGACCTATTTCGGTCACTGGAACTATCCACTCAGCGCCTCGCGCCCGCCCCGGATCACCTCGAAGTCCAGCGTCGAGGAGGTGACCACGTATGCGAATACCATTTACTACAAGTCGCGTGAGCTGATGGCCTTCGTCGCGGCACTGCAGCGGCGCGACCCCGACGGCATCATCGTGCTGTTTGGTGATCACCTGCCGTTCATGGGTGAAAATTTCGCCGGTTACGTCGACTCCGGCGTGCTCGCCATGACCCGCAGCGACTTCACCGCAACGATGTTCAGGTTCTATGTCAGTACCCCCCTGATCATCATCGATGGCCGGCACGGTCCGCTACGGAGCGGCGATCTGGCCATGTACGAGGTCCCGGGTCTGCTGCTCGGTTTACTGCACTACGACGAAGCGACGATCATGGACTATACCCGGCCACCGGCCGGCATGCAGGTGCGGCCACTACCGGGGCTGCATATCGACGTGCTCGCGAATGGCGAGGTCGAGGCGTGCAAGGAACCGCCGTATACAGGTGCCTGCGCGGTTTCCGCCGGTTGGTTGCAGAACGTCCTGGTCGTCGCCAACGACCTGTTCATCGGCCAGCAGTTCACCCGCCAACCGGAAAGGGGGCGGAGGGAATGA
- a CDS encoding D-hexose-6-phosphate mutarotase, with the protein MDISALNARYGIPGEVSLTERDGGMIVLEVSNPHADASIALQGAHLMTWTPKGVPPVIWLSQDARLAPGKSIRGGVPVCWPWFGPHATEPAFPGHGFARTVPWELVEAERLANGASRLVLRLLQSDATRAQWPHPSELEIHMVVGPTLEIELVTRNTGSAPFTVGQALHTYFAVGDVRQVKVHGLDGCPYLDKVDGGARKHQSGPLTIAGEVDRIYLESTADCVIEDPVLERRIRIAKRGSASTVVWNPWTAKAAKMGDLGRDGYLHMLCVESANADSDVVEIAPGAEHRLWVRYAIEDPG; encoded by the coding sequence ATGGATATTTCGGCGCTGAACGCGCGCTACGGCATTCCCGGCGAGGTCAGCCTGACCGAGCGGGACGGCGGTATGATCGTCCTCGAGGTGAGCAACCCGCATGCGGACGCCTCGATCGCGCTGCAGGGCGCGCACCTGATGACCTGGACGCCCAAGGGTGTGCCGCCGGTGATCTGGCTGTCACAGGACGCCCGGCTTGCGCCCGGCAAGTCCATCCGTGGCGGCGTACCGGTCTGCTGGCCCTGGTTCGGTCCGCATGCGACTGAGCCTGCCTTCCCCGGTCACGGCTTCGCGCGGACCGTACCCTGGGAACTGGTCGAGGCTGAGCGCCTGGCCAACGGCGCCAGCCGTCTCGTCCTGCGCCTCCTGCAGAGTGACGCCACCCGCGCGCAGTGGCCGCACCCGTCCGAGCTGGAAATCCACATGGTGGTCGGCCCGACGCTGGAGATCGAACTGGTGACGCGCAATACCGGCAGCGCGCCCTTCACTGTCGGCCAGGCGTTGCACACCTATTTCGCAGTTGGTGACGTGCGCCAGGTCAAGGTACATGGCCTGGACGGCTGTCCCTATCTCGACAAGGTCGATGGCGGCGCCCGCAAGCACCAGAGCGGGCCGCTGACCATCGCCGGCGAGGTCGACCGCATCTACCTGGAATCGACGGCCGACTGTGTGATCGAGGATCCGGTGCTCGAGCGCCGGATCCGCATCGCCAAGCGCGGCAGCGCCTCCACCGTGGTGTGGAACCCCTGGACCGCGAAGGCCGCGAAGATGGGCGACCTGGGCAGGGATGGCTATCTGCACATGCTGTGTGTGGAGAGCGCCAACGCCGACAGCGATGTGGTCGAGATCGCGCCGGGTGCCGAGCACCGGTTGTGGGTGCGCTACGCCATTGAGGATCCGGGCTGA